A genomic region of Desulfosarcina ovata subsp. ovata contains the following coding sequences:
- a CDS encoding NACHT domain-containing protein, whose amino-acid sequence MRKTLLKITKAIVRKLENNPEPMPSMAEKKIHLSGGQTGIIGDGARVKGGIHFHTNADASMDSKELLGVYRHTLLNSFKSLTLRGLDEKTSDPAGNQCYLALDQVYVALDTLTQVKLSDAEKKAIKKTDRFSVRDTRPLTALEASANNRRLVILGDPGSGKTTFLNHLALRLLLDGMAQETCDTLVCWPKEEADVVPVHVVLRDFASWIKDADETAEAQWLWKFIEHRMDRQRLAAVIPVIEEALEKGRAIVLMDGLDEIPTKEKRRFVRDAVAAFAERYGKCRFIVTCRTLSYQNPEWRLNDVDFPEFELAPLDENKIDAFIHA is encoded by the coding sequence ATGAGAAAAACATTGCTCAAAATTACAAAGGCCATAGTCAGAAAACTCGAAAATAATCCTGAACCGATGCCGTCAATGGCGGAGAAAAAGATCCATCTCAGCGGCGGGCAGACCGGCATCATCGGCGATGGCGCCAGGGTGAAGGGCGGCATCCATTTCCATACCAATGCCGATGCCAGTATGGATTCGAAGGAACTATTGGGCGTCTATCGCCACACGCTGTTAAACTCATTTAAGAGCCTCACGCTACGGGGCCTCGATGAAAAAACCAGCGACCCGGCAGGAAATCAGTGCTACCTGGCATTGGACCAGGTGTATGTGGCCTTGGATACCCTGACCCAAGTTAAATTGTCGGACGCCGAGAAAAAGGCAATCAAGAAAACGGATCGTTTCAGTGTACGAGATACGCGCCCTCTAACTGCCCTGGAAGCGTCGGCCAATAACCGGCGACTGGTGATTCTGGGCGATCCCGGATCCGGAAAAACGACATTCCTCAATCATCTCGCACTTCGCCTGCTGCTGGATGGCATGGCTCAGGAAACCTGCGATACACTTGTTTGCTGGCCCAAAGAGGAGGCAGACGTCGTACCCGTGCATGTGGTGTTGCGGGATTTTGCCAGCTGGATCAAAGATGCCGATGAAACGGCCGAAGCGCAGTGGCTGTGGAAATTTATTGAGCACCGAATGGATCGACAAAGACTGGCTGCGGTCATCCCTGTAATCGAGGAGGCGCTGGAAAAAGGGCGGGCCATCGTTTTGATGGACGGTCTGGATGAAATTCCAACCAAGGAAAAAAGGCGGTTTGTGCGGGATGCGGTGGCCGCATTTGCCGAGCGTTATGGCAAGTGTCGCTTCATTGTTACCTGCCGTACGCTTTCATACCAGAATCCGGAGTGGCGCTTGAATGACGTCGATTTTCCTGAGTTTGAGCTGGCACCTTTAGACGAAAACAAAATCGATGCCTTTATTCATGCCTAG
- a CDS encoding SUMF1/EgtB/PvdO family nonheme iron enzyme: MAEEKRQKTIHVEGSQVGIIGDNVHVDGGIHFHHHQSHANDTESAEQTTTTREEIIFDPEGAASILHLSDLHFGAEKNSDPVADAKNWHSQLTDDLIGELGCEQLHAVIISGDIGNFSEPDEYRAAEVFFERLCTKFGLAASQLIIVPGNHDLNWKLSKRGYRLMDVEDHDGPLIDGQFIRESENVIRLRDDDIYANRFRHFGKFHENVTGRPFPVDLESQADLCYLPELNLVIVGFNSVWEADHHFKKRISINPDALTLAVDQLRDDPVFKDCLKFAVWHHPLYSPKEDRIKDLGFMQRLAQAGFQVCLHGHIHKADAGLFRYDMLADGRAVHGVGAGTFGAPAKEWTPGCPLQYNLLRLSPKALRVHTRRRIELNGTWEPDHLWRQGRGKPNLPYYDIPIVSSTNDKSAPKPGPPVPAAKAYAKPTDAELEAEIRAYRAKAESLHENLPVAGFASHLKVPIDIEDIYIPLRAVLNLKGIEEHECYGDALDAEKRLAGCDRNLEIRLVEAFPEARQRNQKGLVILGDPGSGKTSHMKRMLLWCLRKGPESLGLPKGMLPVFLPLRELHHLEDGLDRFIQDQLTSRHLKMRTDFGRRLMKRGNLLFLLDGLDEVADLTQREAVSVWIEEAFTDYPDCRFVVTCRFAGYSPTVRLGAKFLEMHVRPLSEKEAERFVHNWYAVVEKSLASDVEQAASIAREKADHLNDRLRQPDFRARRVYELTRNPLLLTNICLVHRHRGALPQRRARLYEECIDVLLEHWRQAKELALGINALQGRLALQPAALWLHQKEGRTRATADELTPYIEPVLKEIRWPGGDTHDFLRIIRDESGLLTGWDQENYGFMHLGFQEFLAAREIRSRFQQEMNETGRSNLLKNLAGHFGESWWQEVTLLLLALEDPPLFVPFMREVVGQPAFAKDVDLMEMCLDDAVKPSPLPFIELLETGPGKDPELWRRQLLALRMAARLDGKALESIIHRLKDHPFDKIRQWIEEKFRQARQDVIRPEPSGYELVLIKGGTFLMGSDESEREQPVYEVTLPDFYMGRYPVTNEEYGRFLKATGHEEPGLWGYREYNQPRQPVVGVSWHDANQYAQWAKLQLPSEAQWEFACRAGTTTRYHTGDSEADLDRAGWYRDNSGNKLHAVGEKAPNAFGLYDMHGNVYEWCQDDWHDNYEGAPANGRAWVDRTDIEIRVLRGGAWNFAAEDCRTAKRFSSPPAVWSSEYGFRLACLPGQPGEPGKRAGG; encoded by the coding sequence ATGGCTGAAGAGAAAAGACAAAAGACGATTCACGTAGAGGGATCTCAGGTCGGTATCATCGGCGACAACGTCCACGTTGACGGAGGTATCCATTTTCATCACCATCAAAGCCATGCAAATGATACCGAATCTGCCGAGCAGACAACCACAACCAGGGAAGAGATCATCTTCGATCCCGAAGGCGCCGCCAGCATCCTCCACCTGTCGGATCTCCACTTTGGTGCTGAGAAAAATTCCGATCCGGTCGCCGATGCCAAAAATTGGCACAGTCAACTGACCGACGACCTGATCGGCGAATTGGGCTGTGAGCAACTGCATGCCGTCATCATCTCTGGCGATATCGGCAATTTCTCCGAGCCGGATGAATACCGGGCCGCGGAAGTGTTTTTCGAGCGGTTATGTACCAAATTCGGTCTGGCTGCCTCGCAGCTGATCATCGTACCGGGCAATCACGACCTCAACTGGAAACTCTCCAAGAGGGGTTACCGCCTGATGGATGTGGAGGATCATGACGGACCGCTGATAGATGGTCAATTTATCCGGGAGAGTGAGAATGTGATCCGGCTGCGGGATGACGACATCTATGCGAATCGTTTCCGGCACTTTGGCAAGTTCCATGAAAACGTCACCGGCCGGCCTTTCCCAGTAGATTTGGAATCCCAGGCCGACCTTTGCTACCTGCCGGAGCTGAACCTGGTCATCGTCGGTTTCAATTCTGTCTGGGAGGCGGATCACCATTTTAAAAAAAGAATTTCCATCAACCCGGATGCCCTTACTCTCGCCGTAGACCAGCTGCGAGACGACCCGGTATTTAAAGATTGCCTCAAATTCGCCGTCTGGCACCATCCGCTGTACAGTCCCAAAGAAGACCGCATCAAAGACCTCGGATTCATGCAGCGCCTGGCCCAGGCTGGGTTTCAGGTCTGCCTGCATGGACACATCCACAAGGCCGATGCTGGTCTGTTTCGCTACGATATGCTCGCCGATGGTCGAGCTGTCCATGGGGTCGGGGCGGGCACCTTTGGCGCACCGGCAAAGGAGTGGACGCCAGGCTGCCCCCTGCAATACAACCTGCTGCGACTTTCGCCAAAGGCCTTACGGGTTCACACCCGCCGCCGCATCGAATTAAATGGCACATGGGAGCCGGATCATCTGTGGCGGCAGGGCAGGGGAAAGCCGAACCTACCCTATTATGACATCCCCATCGTCAGCAGCACCAACGACAAATCAGCGCCAAAACCCGGCCCGCCCGTCCCAGCCGCCAAGGCGTATGCCAAACCCACGGATGCCGAACTGGAAGCCGAGATCCGGGCCTACCGCGCTAAAGCAGAATCCCTGCACGAAAACCTGCCCGTGGCCGGATTCGCCTCCCATCTCAAGGTGCCCATCGACATCGAGGATATTTACATCCCTTTGCGGGCTGTGCTTAATCTTAAGGGCATTGAGGAACACGAATGCTACGGCGATGCCCTGGATGCGGAAAAACGCCTTGCCGGATGCGACCGAAATCTTGAAATTAGATTGGTTGAGGCCTTTCCCGAGGCGCGACAGCGCAACCAAAAGGGGTTGGTGATCCTGGGCGACCCCGGTTCCGGTAAAACCTCCCACATGAAACGTATGTTGCTCTGGTGCCTGCGCAAGGGACCCGAGAGCCTGGGACTTCCCAAAGGTATGCTGCCGGTGTTTTTGCCGCTGCGGGAACTGCATCACCTGGAGGACGGCCTCGATCGGTTCATCCAGGATCAGCTCACCAGCCGTCATCTTAAAATGCGGACTGATTTCGGGCGGCGCCTGATGAAACGGGGCAACCTGCTTTTTCTCCTGGACGGGCTGGACGAGGTGGCCGACCTGACCCAGCGGGAGGCAGTCTCGGTCTGGATCGAAGAGGCGTTCACGGATTACCCGGATTGCCGGTTTGTCGTTACCTGCCGGTTTGCCGGTTACAGCCCCACAGTCCGGCTGGGTGCCAAGTTTCTGGAGATGCATGTGCGGCCTCTGTCGGAAAAAGAGGCCGAGCGGTTCGTGCACAACTGGTACGCGGTGGTCGAAAAAAGCCTGGCCAGTGATGTCGAGCAGGCCGCGAGCATCGCACGGGAAAAGGCCGACCATCTCAATGACCGGTTACGACAGCCCGATTTCAGGGCCCGCCGGGTATACGAACTGACCCGTAACCCCTTGCTGCTCACCAACATCTGCCTGGTGCACCGCCACCGGGGCGCCCTGCCCCAGCGCCGCGCCCGGCTCTATGAAGAGTGCATCGACGTGTTGTTGGAGCATTGGCGTCAGGCCAAGGAACTGGCTTTGGGGATAAACGCCCTGCAGGGACGCCTGGCACTTCAGCCGGCGGCCCTGTGGCTACACCAAAAAGAGGGTAGAACCCGGGCCACGGCCGATGAACTGACGCCTTACATCGAGCCGGTACTAAAGGAGATTCGATGGCCGGGCGGCGATACGCACGATTTCTTACGCATCATTCGGGATGAAAGTGGCCTGCTCACCGGCTGGGACCAGGAGAATTACGGTTTCATGCATTTAGGATTCCAGGAATTTTTGGCCGCCCGTGAAATCCGCAGCCGGTTTCAACAAGAGATGAACGAAACGGGTCGCTCAAACCTGTTGAAGAATCTGGCCGGCCATTTCGGTGAAAGCTGGTGGCAGGAGGTAACCCTTTTGCTCCTGGCCCTGGAAGATCCGCCCCTGTTCGTTCCCTTCATGCGGGAAGTGGTCGGTCAACCGGCGTTCGCCAAAGATGTCGACCTAATGGAGATGTGCCTGGACGATGCGGTCAAGCCATCACCCCTGCCGTTTATCGAACTGCTTGAAACCGGTCCAGGTAAGGATCCGGAACTCTGGCGGCGCCAATTGCTGGCCCTGCGCATGGCGGCGAGGCTGGATGGAAAGGCGCTTGAATCCATTATCCATCGCCTGAAAGATCACCCCTTTGATAAGATCCGGCAATGGATTGAAGAGAAGTTCAGGCAAGCGCGCCAGGATGTCATTCGTCCAGAGCCGTCGGGCTACGAGTTGGTGTTGATAAAGGGCGGAACCTTTCTGATGGGCTCAGACGAAAGTGAAAGAGAGCAACCGGTTTATGAAGTGACGCTGCCGGATTTTTACATGGGCCGCTATCCGGTGACCAACGAGGAATATGGTCGATTCCTTAAGGCGACGGGACACGAGGAGCCCGGTTTATGGGGCTATCGTGAATACAACCAGCCGCGCCAGCCGGTCGTGGGGGTGAGCTGGCATGACGCCAACCAATACGCCCAATGGGCGAAGCTGCAACTCCCTTCGGAGGCCCAGTGGGAATTCGCCTGCCGGGCCGGTACGACGACCCGGTACCATACCGGAGATTCAGAAGCGGATCTTGATCGTGCGGGATGGTACAGGGATAACTCTGGGAACAAACTGCATGCGGTCGGTGAAAAGGCACCCAATGCATTCGGTCTGTATGACATGCATGGCAATGTTTATGAATGGTGCCAGGATGATTGGCACGACAACTATGAAGGCGCCCCTGCGAATGGCCGTGCATGGGTGGATCGAACAGATATCGAGATCCGTGTCCTTCGCGGTGGCGCGTGGAACTTCGCCGCAGAGGACTGCCGGACGGCCAAGCGCTTCAGTAGCCCACCCGCTGTCTGGAGCAGCGAATATGGTTTCCGGCTTGCCTGCCTTCCAGGTCAGCCCGGTGAGCCAGGCAAGCGAGCCGGAGGGTGA
- a CDS encoding SUMF1/EgtB/PvdO family nonheme iron enzyme, whose amino-acid sequence MLRRYLNDLAAETNRLPWGRLSPEQAGPDQGEVLRLADVYTALDTTEPKQIECEDDLRKCLARLDHMERIPVQQMINDHDRLVLLGDPGSGKTTVVNFLAHTMARAGVNEDSQACLSRLLKAGPWVHGPLLPIRIVLREVGAWMTSGEGGQHTIGAWIRKTLIDAGLESLWPVFHEGLQDPSTPYLILLDGLDEVPADLREQLVRLIDDFSDTYQHNRFLVTCRIYAYVDPAYRLRRFRQTILAPFDDDQIDQFIQAWYDELAFQKRVSQTKADDLAKGLKTAIDRSDLKTLAGRPLIMTVMALLHTSYGQLPEDRVELYQWAVDLLFRRWKGHVGQGESGLMAQLSMPQLKMSDLMAGLYHVAFQAHAGQGSVEGTADIAEEVLLKQLKPFLGDDWNRAEAFVQYVRERAGLLIRHKTDAYTFPHRTFQEFMAACHLTGLKDYPHEAARLVRENADLWRIVFVLAAGHAGRTQLGNAISAVGKLCLRSVSEVESIDAAAFTRAVIAGEALLEIGLAAVRREEEGRILMDRVKEWLVAAMTADDVLAARQRVYFGNFLVQLGDPRFDFEKEFLPYDRDLGFIEIPAGSFVMGEDKKRHEVVSSSYAIVMGKDKKRYEVVLSSYAMAKYPVTVAQYKAFAIDIGQQLSESWSRFNRLDNHPVVFVSWVDANTYCRWLTEKLEHRGLRVTLPTEAQWERAARGLDALSYYWGYVEIDPEKANYNKTGISSTSPVGCFPKGKSEFGLFDLAGNVWEWCQDWYGDYPLSREDKVRDPIGPSMGEYRVIRGGAWNSPDIYCQSVHREYGDPGAKYRHVGFRLVCLPGQHGEPGK is encoded by the coding sequence TTGCTCCGCCGCTACCTCAATGATCTGGCCGCCGAAACCAATCGCCTGCCGTGGGGACGGCTTTCGCCGGAACAGGCCGGACCGGATCAAGGGGAAGTCCTGCGTCTGGCAGACGTCTATACGGCCCTGGACACTACCGAGCCCAAGCAGATAGAGTGCGAAGACGATCTGCGAAAATGCCTGGCCCGGCTGGATCACATGGAGCGCATCCCCGTCCAGCAGATGATCAACGACCATGACCGGCTGGTTCTACTCGGTGACCCCGGTTCCGGCAAGACCACGGTGGTCAATTTCCTCGCCCATACCATGGCCCGTGCGGGTGTTAATGAAGATTCGCAAGCATGCCTCTCGCGTCTGCTCAAGGCAGGACCATGGGTACATGGCCCCTTGCTTCCGATCCGCATTGTCCTACGGGAGGTTGGCGCCTGGATGACGTCGGGGGAAGGGGGCCAGCATACCATTGGTGCGTGGATTCGTAAGACCCTAATCGATGCCGGTCTGGAATCGCTCTGGCCGGTGTTTCATGAAGGTCTGCAAGATCCTTCCACGCCTTACCTGATTCTGCTGGACGGCCTGGACGAAGTGCCGGCCGACTTGCGGGAGCAATTGGTTCGGCTGATCGACGATTTCAGCGATACCTACCAACACAACCGCTTTCTGGTCACCTGCCGGATTTATGCTTACGTCGATCCTGCCTATCGCCTGCGTCGGTTCCGGCAAACCATCCTGGCGCCCTTCGACGACGACCAGATCGATCAGTTCATCCAGGCCTGGTACGACGAACTGGCCTTTCAGAAGCGGGTTTCTCAAACCAAGGCCGATGACCTGGCGAAAGGGCTAAAAACCGCCATCGACCGATCCGATTTGAAGACGCTGGCTGGGCGTCCCTTGATCATGACCGTCATGGCCCTTTTGCACACGTCCTATGGTCAGCTTCCCGAGGATCGCGTGGAACTTTACCAGTGGGCCGTGGATCTGCTTTTCAGGCGCTGGAAGGGCCACGTCGGTCAGGGCGAGTCCGGCCTGATGGCACAGCTTTCCATGCCTCAACTGAAGATGAGCGATCTGATGGCCGGGCTCTATCATGTGGCCTTTCAGGCCCATGCAGGGCAGGGTAGTGTAGAGGGCACGGCCGATATTGCCGAGGAGGTGCTGCTCAAGCAGCTTAAACCTTTCCTTGGCGACGACTGGAACCGTGCCGAGGCCTTTGTTCAATACGTGAGAGAGCGGGCTGGATTATTGATCCGACACAAAACAGATGCCTACACCTTTCCCCATCGCACCTTCCAGGAGTTCATGGCCGCCTGTCATCTTACCGGACTCAAGGATTACCCGCACGAGGCTGCCCGCCTAGTGCGGGAAAATGCGGACCTGTGGCGCATCGTATTTGTTTTAGCCGCCGGTCATGCCGGGCGCACCCAATTGGGCAATGCCATATCGGCGGTGGGCAAGCTTTGCCTTCGATCCGTATCGGAGGTGGAATCCATCGATGCCGCGGCTTTTACCCGGGCGGTCATTGCCGGGGAGGCACTGCTTGAGATTGGCCTGGCGGCGGTTAGGCGCGAGGAAGAGGGACGGATTCTAATGGATCGGGTTAAAGAATGGCTGGTCGCGGCCATGACCGCGGATGATGTGCTGGCTGCTAGGCAGCGTGTATATTTCGGCAATTTTCTTGTTCAACTGGGTGACCCGAGGTTTGATTTCGAAAAAGAATTTCTTCCCTATGATAGGGATTTGGGTTTCATAGAGATCCCGGCAGGATCGTTCGTGATGGGTGAAGATAAAAAACGACATGAAGTTGTATCGTCGTCCTATGCCATCGTGATGGGCAAAGATAAAAAACGATATGAAGTTGTATTGTCTTCCTATGCCATGGCCAAGTATCCGGTTACCGTGGCCCAGTATAAGGCCTTTGCGATTGATATCGGTCAACAACTGAGTGAGAGTTGGAGTCGGTTCAACCGGCTGGACAACCATCCGGTGGTTTTTGTTTCCTGGGTTGACGCCAATACCTATTGCCGGTGGCTGACGGAAAAGTTGGAGCACCGCGGGCTTCGGGTGACCCTGCCGACCGAGGCCCAGTGGGAGAGAGCGGCTCGGGGGTTGGATGCGCTTTCATATTACTGGGGATATGTTGAAATCGATCCCGAGAAAGCGAATTACAATAAGACCGGCATTTCGTCTACGAGCCCGGTGGGCTGTTTCCCAAAGGGAAAGAGCGAATTTGGATTGTTTGATCTGGCCGGCAATGTTTGGGAATGGTGCCAGGATTGGTATGGAGATTATCCTCTCAGCAGAGAAGACAAAGTCCGTGACCCCATAGGTCCATCAATGGGGGAGTACCGTGTCATTCGTGGCGGCGCTTGGAACAGCCCAGACATTTACTGTCAGTCGGTCCACCGAGAATATGGGGACCCCGGCGCCAAGTACCGTCACGTCGGGTTCCGGCTTGTCTGTCTTCCAGGTCAGCATGGTGAGCCAGGCAAGTGA
- a CDS encoding REP-associated tyrosine transposase: MNASDTSKRFPKNKPGHRALRRGRVSLPNHVYLITTTTDKRQRFFDDFNAACAACRCFETTASLGDARMLAWVLMPDHAHWLIQLGARDALGDVVARLKSASARSVNRILGRNGALWARAYHDHALRSDEDLKTVARYIIGNPVRAGLVERVGNYSFWDAVWA, from the coding sequence ATGAACGCCAGTGATACATCCAAACGTTTCCCGAAGAACAAACCCGGTCACCGAGCCCTGAGACGGGGCCGGGTCTCCCTGCCCAACCATGTCTATCTGATCACCACCACGACGGATAAACGGCAACGGTTCTTTGATGACTTCAACGCTGCCTGTGCTGCCTGCCGCTGTTTCGAAACCACCGCATCATTGGGCGACGCACGCATGTTGGCCTGGGTGCTGATGCCGGATCATGCCCATTGGTTGATCCAACTGGGGGCGAGGGATGCGTTGGGAGATGTCGTCGCCCGCTTGAAATCGGCCAGCGCCAGATCGGTCAACCGTATATTGGGGCGAAATGGGGCGTTGTGGGCGCGGGCCTATCACGATCACGCATTGCGCTCGGATGAGGATTTGAAGACGGTGGCCCGGTACATCATCGGCAATCCGGTGCGTGCCGGTTTGGTGGAACGGGTCGGGAATTATTCGTTTTGGGACGCGGTTTGGGCGTGA
- a CDS encoding multiheme c-type cytochrome, protein MKALESHKHLVTAALMIATVVLAILYQVNDNTEQKETAPTYSIDRFIAVDTCGGCHSEIFAQWERSTHHLSHTDTVYLGVSDFLREGLKDPDEIKEAEACVKCHTPIGVITGYPTKSSDDRSKIPELAQMGIQCDYCHSATAAHKMYNNGLIIEPGHGEDNPGVKRGPFKDSESDYHETAYSKFHTNAEICGTCHNVKHVVFDTDLETTYTEWKNGPYYSDDLKERVTCQGCHMVQRPGVPATGSTKRPLNPGQAVDDGPQREHIFTHYFVGANAYLPKLNGDEEKSQMAIARLENTATLGIDKTQLDHQKLIIEVKNIGAGHYLPTGMTEMRQMWLEVVVKDKKGKTIFSSGVRDNNEYLTADTIIFNTVFGDGKGNPVENIAKAREILKDRRVPPKQSLFETIELPPKKLKGGKVRVTLFYRSASQKMLDKATGKDKHRLPIIKMAEVQTRL, encoded by the coding sequence ATGAAAGCCCTGGAAAGCCATAAACACCTTGTAACAGCGGCATTGATGATCGCCACGGTCGTCCTGGCAATTTTATATCAGGTTAACGATAATACGGAACAAAAAGAAACGGCCCCAACCTATTCCATCGACCGGTTTATCGCCGTAGACACCTGTGGCGGCTGCCACTCGGAAATTTTCGCCCAGTGGGAGCGGTCAACCCACCACCTTTCGCATACGGACACGGTTTATTTGGGAGTTTCGGATTTCCTGCGCGAAGGTCTAAAGGATCCGGACGAAATAAAGGAAGCCGAAGCCTGTGTAAAATGTCATACGCCGATTGGCGTGATTACCGGCTATCCGACCAAGTCTTCAGATGACAGAAGCAAAATCCCGGAGCTTGCCCAAATGGGCATTCAATGCGATTACTGCCATTCCGCCACTGCGGCCCACAAAATGTACAATAATGGTCTGATTATCGAGCCCGGGCATGGCGAGGACAACCCGGGAGTAAAGAGAGGCCCCTTCAAGGACTCCGAATCGGATTATCACGAAACCGCCTACTCAAAATTCCACACGAACGCAGAGATATGCGGGACGTGCCACAATGTCAAACATGTGGTCTTCGATACAGACCTGGAAACCACCTACACAGAATGGAAAAACGGTCCTTACTACTCCGATGATCTCAAGGAACGCGTCACCTGCCAGGGCTGCCATATGGTCCAACGGCCCGGTGTCCCGGCCACGGGAAGCACGAAGAGACCACTCAATCCCGGACAGGCCGTCGATGACGGCCCGCAGCGGGAGCACATCTTTACTCACTATTTTGTCGGCGCCAATGCCTATTTACCCAAGCTCAATGGCGATGAGGAGAAATCACAAATGGCCATTGCACGGCTTGAAAACACGGCAACGCTGGGCATCGACAAGACGCAGCTGGATCATCAGAAACTGATCATCGAGGTAAAAAATATCGGTGCCGGTCATTATCTGCCTACGGGCATGACCGAAATGCGCCAGATGTGGCTTGAAGTTGTCGTCAAGGATAAAAAAGGAAAAACCATTTTTTCTTCCGGCGTCAGGGATAACAATGAATATCTGACGGCGGATACAATCATTTTCAACACCGTATTCGGTGACGGCAAGGGAAATCCTGTGGAGAATATTGCCAAGGCCCGCGAGATTCTCAAAGACAGACGGGTTCCCCCCAAGCAGTCACTGTTTGAAACCATTGAATTGCCCCCGAAAAAGCTAAAAGGTGGCAAGGTCAGAGTAACCCTATTTTACCGAAGCGCCTCTCAAAAGATGCTGGACAAGGCCACGGGCAAAGACAAACATCGTCTGCCAATCATAAAAATGGCGGAGGTTCAAACCAGACTTTGA
- a CDS encoding formylglycine-generating enzyme family protein, which translates to MALLHSFRGELPNDRVELYQWTVDLLLRRWESRHVGEKGILESLDMPGLKMTDLEAGFHAVAFDIHAGSGSGDGAGEIREGDLRQRLAPFLNDSWDKAGEFVKYVHDRAGLLIRHKKAAYTFPHRTFQEFLAACHLVGMDDYPTQSARLLCENPDRWRIVYILAAGYAARTHRLSAAIGSIDALFSHCKDQDACHGRPMDHLAAIAGEALLEIGLVGVRREPTGRRRLKKVRQWLLAAMANDAHLAAPDRVAAGNVLSLLGDPRFSRAQYFLPGDVNLGFVDIPAGTFQMGSDKQADPSANDDELPRHPVVLSDYQIARYPVTVAQYRMFATATGRALDSDWLADNQYDNHPVVEVTWHDAMAYCAWLTAKLFVKGTIALPTEAQWERAARGADGRVYLWGDEKIDPVKANYLATGISSTSPVGCFPKGASANGLFDLSGNVWEWCQDWYGKYPRKTGPDPTGPSDGSYRVLRGGAWYNPAEFCRAAFRYWLDPGYRFQFFGFRLVCLPGQPGEPGK; encoded by the coding sequence ATGGCATTGCTGCACAGCTTTCGCGGTGAGCTGCCCAATGATCGCGTCGAGTTGTATCAATGGACGGTGGATCTGTTGCTGCGCCGTTGGGAAAGCCGGCATGTCGGTGAAAAGGGCATTCTGGAGTCGCTGGATATGCCCGGTCTGAAAATGACTGATCTGGAAGCCGGTTTTCATGCCGTGGCCTTCGATATTCATGCCGGCAGTGGTTCCGGCGATGGTGCGGGTGAAATTCGCGAAGGGGACCTGCGTCAACGGCTGGCCCCTTTTTTGAACGATAGTTGGGACAAGGCCGGCGAATTCGTCAAATACGTGCATGATCGGGCGGGGTTGCTCATAAGGCACAAAAAGGCTGCTTACACCTTTCCCCACCGGACGTTTCAGGAATTTTTGGCCGCCTGCCATCTGGTCGGAATGGATGATTACCCGACTCAATCCGCACGCCTTTTGTGCGAAAACCCGGATCGCTGGCGTATCGTCTACATTCTTGCCGCGGGGTATGCCGCCCGAACCCACCGTCTCAGTGCAGCGATTGGCTCGATCGATGCGCTGTTTTCTCACTGCAAGGATCAAGACGCGTGCCATGGACGACCCATGGATCACCTGGCGGCCATTGCTGGCGAGGCCTTGCTGGAGATCGGACTGGTCGGCGTCAGACGAGAACCGACGGGCAGGCGCCGCCTCAAAAAGGTCAGGCAATGGCTGCTGGCCGCCATGGCCAATGATGCGCACCTGGCGGCGCCGGATCGGGTGGCGGCGGGCAACGTGCTCAGCCTACTCGGCGACCCACGCTTCAGCCGGGCCCAATATTTTTTACCTGGTGATGTCAATCTGGGTTTCGTGGACATTCCGGCGGGTACTTTTCAGATGGGTAGCGACAAGCAGGCAGATCCGTCGGCGAATGACGACGAATTGCCCCGGCATCCGGTAGTGCTGTCTGACTACCAAATCGCGCGATACCCGGTGACCGTCGCCCAGTACCGGATGTTTGCCACGGCAACGGGTCGGGCGTTGGATAGCGATTGGTTGGCAGACAATCAGTACGACAATCATCCTGTTGTGGAGGTAACCTGGCATGATGCCATGGCCTACTGTGCGTGGCTCACGGCAAAACTGTTCGTCAAGGGGACGATTGCCCTGCCCACCGAAGCCCAGTGGGAAAGAGCGGCCCGTGGGGCGGATGGGCGTGTGTACCTCTGGGGAGATGAGAAGATCGATCCTGTGAAAGCGAATTACCTTGCAACCGGCATCTCATCGACCAGCCCGGTGGGCTGTTTTCCAAAGGGAGCGAGCGCCAATGGACTGTTCGACCTATCCGGCAATGTATGGGAGTGGTGTCAGGATTGGTATGGAAAGTATCCCCGAAAAACAGGACCGGACCCCACAGGGCCATCAGATGGCTCGTACCGTGTCCTTCGCGGCGGCGCGTGGTACAACCCCGCCGAGTTCTGCCGGGCGGCCTTCCGCTACTGGCTCGACCCCGGCTACCGGTTCCAGTTTTTCGGGTTCCGGCTTGTCTGTCTTCCAGGTCAGCCCGGTGAGCCCGGCAAGTGA